One window of the Populus trichocarpa isolate Nisqually-1 chromosome 9, P.trichocarpa_v4.1, whole genome shotgun sequence genome contains the following:
- the LOC7488170 gene encoding cysteine proteinase inhibitor yields the protein MATGGIKEVGGSANSLEIESLARFAVDDYNKKQNSLLEFKRVVKTKQQVVSGTMYYITFEVTDGGHRKVYEAKVWEKPWMNFKEVQEFKLVGDAPSDSSA from the exons ATGGCAACAGGTGGTATCAAAGAAGTGGGAGGATCAGCTAACAGTCTTGAAATCGAGAGTCTTGCTCGTTTTGCTGTTGATGATTACAACAAGAAACAG AATTCGCTGCTCGAGTTCAAGAGAGTGGTGAAAACAAAGCAGCAGGTGGTATCTGGGACGATGTACTACATAACCTTTGAGGTAACTGACGGGGGTCACAGGAAAGTGTATGAAGCCAAGGTGTGGGAGAAGCCATGGATGAATTTTAAGGAGGTTCAGGAATTCAAGCTTGTCGGGGATGCTCCTTCTGACTCTAGCGCTTAG